From the Chiroxiphia lanceolata isolate bChiLan1 chromosome Z, bChiLan1.pri, whole genome shotgun sequence genome, one window contains:
- the MELK gene encoding maternal embryonic leucine zipper kinase isoform X2, translating to MAGGDYAEVLKYYELHATVGTGGFAKVKLAQHRLTGEKVAIKIMDKLALQDDLPRVKLEIDAMKDLSHQHICRLYHVIETPKKIFMVLEYCPGGELFDYIISKDRLSEEEARVFFRQVVSAIAYVHSRGYAHRDLKPENLLIDEEHNLKLIDFGLCAKPKGGLDYHLNTCCGSPAYAAPELIQGKAYIGSEADIWSMGVLLYALLCGFLPFDDDNVVAVYRKILRGKYSIPKWLSPSSTLLLDQMLQVDPKKRITVKHLLSHPWLMQGYSDAVQWQSKYPLGHLDEDCITELSVFHEQSRETIMELITEWKYDQMSATYLLLQSKKARGKRVCLRFPCLTQHARTMPLAGLKSENIVMCEDMPDCSEMPCAFGSMEFSDTASLFKESPLEEFILNTHGTKQHSKPEAQLDDTEFTLSTPVTKKVASKKHKNKENVETESALINEMPFALPAPKTPFAKSQIETQEQAVPPHTPAFKESQFTAVTPIKPTNLTNTDEFTAAEVLHERSRCHSVELDLNLGHVDSSQKKRKAKIFGSLERGLDKVITMLTPSKKKRCTRSCPRKRKAHCNVTVTHLLNPDQLLNEIITVLSKKHVEYVQKGYTLKCRTRSDFGRVTMEFELEVCQLDKTEAVGIWRQRLKGDAWVYKRLMEDILSSCQV from the exons ATGGCCGGAGGTGACTATGCGGAAGTTCTCAAGTACTATGAATTACACGCAACAGTCGGCACAG GTGGGTTTGCAAAGGTAAAACTTGCGCAGCATCGTCTCACTGGTGAAAAAGTTGCGATAAAAATCATGGACAAACTTGCTCTACAG GATGATTTGCCTCGTGTTAAATTAGAAATTGATGCCATGAAGGACTTGAGTCACCAGCACATTTGCCGGTTGTATCATGTGATTGAAACACCTAAGAAAATATTCATGGTTTTAGAG TACTGTCCTGGAGGAGAGTTGTTTGATTACATAATTTCTAAGGACCGCCTTTCCGAGGAGGAAGCTCGTGTATTTTTTCGGCAGGTCGTTTCAGCAATTGCTTATGTGCACAGTCGAGGATACGCCCACAGGGATCTCAAACCG GAAAATTTGCTGATTGATGAGGAACATAACCTGAAGCTGATAGACTTTGGACTTTGTGCAAAGCCAAAG GGTGGCCTTGATTACCATCTGAACACATGCTGTGGAAGCCCAGCTTATGCAGCACCAGAGCTGATTCAGGGCAAAGCATACATTGGCTCAGAG gcAGATATTTGGAGTATGGGAGTACTGCTGTATGCTCTGCTGTGTGGTTTTCTCCCCTTTGATGATGACAATGTTGTGGCTGTCTACAGGAAGATACTG agaggaaaatacagTATTCCAAAGTGGCTCTCTCCTAGTAGTACACTGCTCCTTGACCAAATGCTGCAG GTTGACCCAAAGAAGAGGATTACAGTCAAACACCTGTTAAGTCACCCTTGGCTTATGCAAGGCTACTCTGATGCTGTTCAGTGGCAAAGTAAATACCCA CTGGGACATCTTGATGAGGACTGCATAACagagctttctgtgtttcatgagcagagcagggagactATAATGGAATTAATAACAGAG TGGAAGTATGACCAGATGTCAGCAACATACCTCTTGCTTCAATCCAAGAAGGCTCGCGGCAAGCGTGTGTGTTTAAGGTTTCCATGTCTAACACAGCATGCCAGAACCATGCCGTTGGCAGGCCTCAAG tctgaaaacatTGTGATGTGTGAAGACATGCCAGACTGCAGTGAAATGCCATGCGCGTTTGGATCTATGGAATTTTCAGATACGGCTTCACTGTTTAAAGAATCTCCCTTAGAAGAATTTATTCTAAATACTCATGGAACAAAACAG CATTCAAAGCCTGAGGCTCAATTGGATGATACGGAATTCACACTGTCAACTCCAGTGACAAAAAAAGTGGCATCAAAGAAGcataaaaacaaagagaatGTAGAGACAGAGTCAGCTTTAATAAATGAAATGCCCTTTGCACTTCCTGCTCCAAAAACTCCTTTTGCGAAGAGTCAGATTGAGACACAGGAACAAGCCGTACCCCCTCACACACCTGCCTTCAAAG AGAGCCAGTTCACTGCAGTCACCCCAATTAAACCCACAAACCTGACAAACACAGATGAATTCACAGCAGCTGAGGTTCTTCATGAAAGAAG CAGATGTCACTCGGTGGAATTAGATCTCAACCTAGGTCACGTGGATAGCAgccaaaagaagagaaaagccaaaatatttGGAAGTCTTGAAAGAGGCTTAGATAAAGTGATCACAATGCTTACGCCAAGCAAGAAGAAACGATGCACTAGAAGTTGTCCAAGGAAACGTAAG GCACACTGCAATGTTACCGTCACTCACCTACTGAATCCAGACCAACTGTTGAATGAAATAATCACCGTTCTTTCAAAGAAGCATGTGGAATATGTTCAGAAGGG TTATACCCTGAAATGTCGAACACGGTCAGATTTTGGTAGAGTGACAATGGAGTTTGAGTTAGAAGTGTGTCAACTCGATAAAACTGAAGCAGTGGGTATTTGGCGACAACGGCTTAAAGGTGACGCCTGGGTCTACAAGAGGCTGATGGAAGACATCTTATCTAGCTGCCAAGT CTGA
- the MELK gene encoding maternal embryonic leucine zipper kinase isoform X6, whose translation MAGGDYAEVLKYYELHATVGTGGFAKVKLAQHRLTGEKVAIKIMDKLALQDDLPRVKLEIDAMKDLSHQHICRLYHVIETPKKIFMVLEYCPGGELFDYIISKDRLSEEEARVFFRQVVSAIAYVHSRGYAHRDLKPENLLIDEEHNLKLIDFGLCAKPKGGLDYHLNTCCGSPAYAAPELIQGKAYIGSEADIWSMGVLLYALLCGFLPFDDDNVVAVYRKILRGKYSIPKWLSPSSTLLLDQMLQVDPKKRITVKHLLSHPWLMQGYSDAVQWQSKYPLGHLDEDCITELSVFHEQSRETIMELITEWKYDQMSATYLLLQSKKARGKRVCLRFPCLTQHARTMPLAGLKHSKPEAQLDDTEFTLSTPVTKKVASKKHKNKENVETESALINEMPFALPAPKTPFAKSQIETQEQAVPPHTPAFKESQFTAVTPIKPTNLTNTDEFTAAEVLHERSRCHSVELDLNLGHVDSSQKKRKAKIFGSLERGLDKVITMLTPSKKKRCTRSCPRKRKAHCNVTVTHLLNPDQLLNEIITVLSKKHVEYVQKGYTLKCRTRSDFGRVTMEFELEVCQLDKTEAVGIWRQRLKGDAWVYKRLMEDILSSCQV comes from the exons ATGGCCGGAGGTGACTATGCGGAAGTTCTCAAGTACTATGAATTACACGCAACAGTCGGCACAG GTGGGTTTGCAAAGGTAAAACTTGCGCAGCATCGTCTCACTGGTGAAAAAGTTGCGATAAAAATCATGGACAAACTTGCTCTACAG GATGATTTGCCTCGTGTTAAATTAGAAATTGATGCCATGAAGGACTTGAGTCACCAGCACATTTGCCGGTTGTATCATGTGATTGAAACACCTAAGAAAATATTCATGGTTTTAGAG TACTGTCCTGGAGGAGAGTTGTTTGATTACATAATTTCTAAGGACCGCCTTTCCGAGGAGGAAGCTCGTGTATTTTTTCGGCAGGTCGTTTCAGCAATTGCTTATGTGCACAGTCGAGGATACGCCCACAGGGATCTCAAACCG GAAAATTTGCTGATTGATGAGGAACATAACCTGAAGCTGATAGACTTTGGACTTTGTGCAAAGCCAAAG GGTGGCCTTGATTACCATCTGAACACATGCTGTGGAAGCCCAGCTTATGCAGCACCAGAGCTGATTCAGGGCAAAGCATACATTGGCTCAGAG gcAGATATTTGGAGTATGGGAGTACTGCTGTATGCTCTGCTGTGTGGTTTTCTCCCCTTTGATGATGACAATGTTGTGGCTGTCTACAGGAAGATACTG agaggaaaatacagTATTCCAAAGTGGCTCTCTCCTAGTAGTACACTGCTCCTTGACCAAATGCTGCAG GTTGACCCAAAGAAGAGGATTACAGTCAAACACCTGTTAAGTCACCCTTGGCTTATGCAAGGCTACTCTGATGCTGTTCAGTGGCAAAGTAAATACCCA CTGGGACATCTTGATGAGGACTGCATAACagagctttctgtgtttcatgagcagagcagggagactATAATGGAATTAATAACAGAG TGGAAGTATGACCAGATGTCAGCAACATACCTCTTGCTTCAATCCAAGAAGGCTCGCGGCAAGCGTGTGTGTTTAAGGTTTCCATGTCTAACACAGCATGCCAGAACCATGCCGTTGGCAGGCCTCAAG CATTCAAAGCCTGAGGCTCAATTGGATGATACGGAATTCACACTGTCAACTCCAGTGACAAAAAAAGTGGCATCAAAGAAGcataaaaacaaagagaatGTAGAGACAGAGTCAGCTTTAATAAATGAAATGCCCTTTGCACTTCCTGCTCCAAAAACTCCTTTTGCGAAGAGTCAGATTGAGACACAGGAACAAGCCGTACCCCCTCACACACCTGCCTTCAAAG AGAGCCAGTTCACTGCAGTCACCCCAATTAAACCCACAAACCTGACAAACACAGATGAATTCACAGCAGCTGAGGTTCTTCATGAAAGAAG CAGATGTCACTCGGTGGAATTAGATCTCAACCTAGGTCACGTGGATAGCAgccaaaagaagagaaaagccaaaatatttGGAAGTCTTGAAAGAGGCTTAGATAAAGTGATCACAATGCTTACGCCAAGCAAGAAGAAACGATGCACTAGAAGTTGTCCAAGGAAACGTAAG GCACACTGCAATGTTACCGTCACTCACCTACTGAATCCAGACCAACTGTTGAATGAAATAATCACCGTTCTTTCAAAGAAGCATGTGGAATATGTTCAGAAGGG TTATACCCTGAAATGTCGAACACGGTCAGATTTTGGTAGAGTGACAATGGAGTTTGAGTTAGAAGTGTGTCAACTCGATAAAACTGAAGCAGTGGGTATTTGGCGACAACGGCTTAAAGGTGACGCCTGGGTCTACAAGAGGCTGATGGAAGACATCTTATCTAGCTGCCAAGTGTGA
- the MELK gene encoding maternal embryonic leucine zipper kinase isoform X3 — translation MAGGDYAEVLKYYELHATVGTGGFAKVKLAQHRLTGEKVAIKIMDKLALQDDLPRVKLEIDAMKDLSHQHICRLYHVIETPKKIFMVLEYCPGGELFDYIISKDRLSEEEARVFFRQVVSAIAYVHSRGYAHRDLKPENLLIDEEHNLKLIDFGLCAKPKGGLDYHLNTCCGSPAYAAPELIQGKAYIGSEADIWSMGVLLYALLCGFLPFDDDNVVAVYRKILRGKYSIPKWLSPSSTLLLDQMLQVDPKKRITVKHLLSHPWLMQGYSDAVQWQSKYPLGHLDEDCITELSVFHEQSRETIMELITEWKYDQMSATYLLLQSKKARGKRVCLRFPCLTQHARTMPLAGLKSENIVMCEDMPDCSEMPCAFGSMEFSDTASLFKESPLEEFILNTHGTKQHSKPEAQLDDTEFTLSTPVTKKVASKKHKNKENVETESALINEMPFALPAPKTPFAKSQIETQEQAVPPHTPAFKESQFTAVTPIKPTNLTNTDEFTAAEVLHERRCHSVELDLNLGHVDSSQKKRKAKIFGSLERGLDKVITMLTPSKKKRCTRSCPRKRKAHCNVTVTHLLNPDQLLNEIITVLSKKHVEYVQKGYTLKCRTRSDFGRVTMEFELEVCQLDKTEAVGIWRQRLKGDAWVYKRLMEDILSSCQV, via the exons ATGGCCGGAGGTGACTATGCGGAAGTTCTCAAGTACTATGAATTACACGCAACAGTCGGCACAG GTGGGTTTGCAAAGGTAAAACTTGCGCAGCATCGTCTCACTGGTGAAAAAGTTGCGATAAAAATCATGGACAAACTTGCTCTACAG GATGATTTGCCTCGTGTTAAATTAGAAATTGATGCCATGAAGGACTTGAGTCACCAGCACATTTGCCGGTTGTATCATGTGATTGAAACACCTAAGAAAATATTCATGGTTTTAGAG TACTGTCCTGGAGGAGAGTTGTTTGATTACATAATTTCTAAGGACCGCCTTTCCGAGGAGGAAGCTCGTGTATTTTTTCGGCAGGTCGTTTCAGCAATTGCTTATGTGCACAGTCGAGGATACGCCCACAGGGATCTCAAACCG GAAAATTTGCTGATTGATGAGGAACATAACCTGAAGCTGATAGACTTTGGACTTTGTGCAAAGCCAAAG GGTGGCCTTGATTACCATCTGAACACATGCTGTGGAAGCCCAGCTTATGCAGCACCAGAGCTGATTCAGGGCAAAGCATACATTGGCTCAGAG gcAGATATTTGGAGTATGGGAGTACTGCTGTATGCTCTGCTGTGTGGTTTTCTCCCCTTTGATGATGACAATGTTGTGGCTGTCTACAGGAAGATACTG agaggaaaatacagTATTCCAAAGTGGCTCTCTCCTAGTAGTACACTGCTCCTTGACCAAATGCTGCAG GTTGACCCAAAGAAGAGGATTACAGTCAAACACCTGTTAAGTCACCCTTGGCTTATGCAAGGCTACTCTGATGCTGTTCAGTGGCAAAGTAAATACCCA CTGGGACATCTTGATGAGGACTGCATAACagagctttctgtgtttcatgagcagagcagggagactATAATGGAATTAATAACAGAG TGGAAGTATGACCAGATGTCAGCAACATACCTCTTGCTTCAATCCAAGAAGGCTCGCGGCAAGCGTGTGTGTTTAAGGTTTCCATGTCTAACACAGCATGCCAGAACCATGCCGTTGGCAGGCCTCAAG tctgaaaacatTGTGATGTGTGAAGACATGCCAGACTGCAGTGAAATGCCATGCGCGTTTGGATCTATGGAATTTTCAGATACGGCTTCACTGTTTAAAGAATCTCCCTTAGAAGAATTTATTCTAAATACTCATGGAACAAAACAG CATTCAAAGCCTGAGGCTCAATTGGATGATACGGAATTCACACTGTCAACTCCAGTGACAAAAAAAGTGGCATCAAAGAAGcataaaaacaaagagaatGTAGAGACAGAGTCAGCTTTAATAAATGAAATGCCCTTTGCACTTCCTGCTCCAAAAACTCCTTTTGCGAAGAGTCAGATTGAGACACAGGAACAAGCCGTACCCCCTCACACACCTGCCTTCAAAG AGAGCCAGTTCACTGCAGTCACCCCAATTAAACCCACAAACCTGACAAACACAGATGAATTCACAGCAGCTGAGGTTCTTCATGAAAGAAG ATGTCACTCGGTGGAATTAGATCTCAACCTAGGTCACGTGGATAGCAgccaaaagaagagaaaagccaaaatatttGGAAGTCTTGAAAGAGGCTTAGATAAAGTGATCACAATGCTTACGCCAAGCAAGAAGAAACGATGCACTAGAAGTTGTCCAAGGAAACGTAAG GCACACTGCAATGTTACCGTCACTCACCTACTGAATCCAGACCAACTGTTGAATGAAATAATCACCGTTCTTTCAAAGAAGCATGTGGAATATGTTCAGAAGGG TTATACCCTGAAATGTCGAACACGGTCAGATTTTGGTAGAGTGACAATGGAGTTTGAGTTAGAAGTGTGTCAACTCGATAAAACTGAAGCAGTGGGTATTTGGCGACAACGGCTTAAAGGTGACGCCTGGGTCTACAAGAGGCTGATGGAAGACATCTTATCTAGCTGCCAAGTGTGA
- the MELK gene encoding maternal embryonic leucine zipper kinase isoform X1, which produces MAGGDYAEVLKYYELHATVGTGGFAKVKLAQHRLTGEKVAIKIMDKLALQDDLPRVKLEIDAMKDLSHQHICRLYHVIETPKKIFMVLEYCPGGELFDYIISKDRLSEEEARVFFRQVVSAIAYVHSRGYAHRDLKPENLLIDEEHNLKLIDFGLCAKPKGGLDYHLNTCCGSPAYAAPELIQGKAYIGSEADIWSMGVLLYALLCGFLPFDDDNVVAVYRKILRGKYSIPKWLSPSSTLLLDQMLQVDPKKRITVKHLLSHPWLMQGYSDAVQWQSKYPLGHLDEDCITELSVFHEQSRETIMELITEWKYDQMSATYLLLQSKKARGKRVCLRFPCLTQHARTMPLAGLKSENIVMCEDMPDCSEMPCAFGSMEFSDTASLFKESPLEEFILNTHGTKQHSKPEAQLDDTEFTLSTPVTKKVASKKHKNKENVETESALINEMPFALPAPKTPFAKSQIETQEQAVPPHTPAFKESQFTAVTPIKPTNLTNTDEFTAAEVLHERSRCHSVELDLNLGHVDSSQKKRKAKIFGSLERGLDKVITMLTPSKKKRCTRSCPRKRKAHCNVTVTHLLNPDQLLNEIITVLSKKHVEYVQKGYTLKCRTRSDFGRVTMEFELEVCQLDKTEAVGIWRQRLKGDAWVYKRLMEDILSSCQV; this is translated from the exons ATGGCCGGAGGTGACTATGCGGAAGTTCTCAAGTACTATGAATTACACGCAACAGTCGGCACAG GTGGGTTTGCAAAGGTAAAACTTGCGCAGCATCGTCTCACTGGTGAAAAAGTTGCGATAAAAATCATGGACAAACTTGCTCTACAG GATGATTTGCCTCGTGTTAAATTAGAAATTGATGCCATGAAGGACTTGAGTCACCAGCACATTTGCCGGTTGTATCATGTGATTGAAACACCTAAGAAAATATTCATGGTTTTAGAG TACTGTCCTGGAGGAGAGTTGTTTGATTACATAATTTCTAAGGACCGCCTTTCCGAGGAGGAAGCTCGTGTATTTTTTCGGCAGGTCGTTTCAGCAATTGCTTATGTGCACAGTCGAGGATACGCCCACAGGGATCTCAAACCG GAAAATTTGCTGATTGATGAGGAACATAACCTGAAGCTGATAGACTTTGGACTTTGTGCAAAGCCAAAG GGTGGCCTTGATTACCATCTGAACACATGCTGTGGAAGCCCAGCTTATGCAGCACCAGAGCTGATTCAGGGCAAAGCATACATTGGCTCAGAG gcAGATATTTGGAGTATGGGAGTACTGCTGTATGCTCTGCTGTGTGGTTTTCTCCCCTTTGATGATGACAATGTTGTGGCTGTCTACAGGAAGATACTG agaggaaaatacagTATTCCAAAGTGGCTCTCTCCTAGTAGTACACTGCTCCTTGACCAAATGCTGCAG GTTGACCCAAAGAAGAGGATTACAGTCAAACACCTGTTAAGTCACCCTTGGCTTATGCAAGGCTACTCTGATGCTGTTCAGTGGCAAAGTAAATACCCA CTGGGACATCTTGATGAGGACTGCATAACagagctttctgtgtttcatgagcagagcagggagactATAATGGAATTAATAACAGAG TGGAAGTATGACCAGATGTCAGCAACATACCTCTTGCTTCAATCCAAGAAGGCTCGCGGCAAGCGTGTGTGTTTAAGGTTTCCATGTCTAACACAGCATGCCAGAACCATGCCGTTGGCAGGCCTCAAG tctgaaaacatTGTGATGTGTGAAGACATGCCAGACTGCAGTGAAATGCCATGCGCGTTTGGATCTATGGAATTTTCAGATACGGCTTCACTGTTTAAAGAATCTCCCTTAGAAGAATTTATTCTAAATACTCATGGAACAAAACAG CATTCAAAGCCTGAGGCTCAATTGGATGATACGGAATTCACACTGTCAACTCCAGTGACAAAAAAAGTGGCATCAAAGAAGcataaaaacaaagagaatGTAGAGACAGAGTCAGCTTTAATAAATGAAATGCCCTTTGCACTTCCTGCTCCAAAAACTCCTTTTGCGAAGAGTCAGATTGAGACACAGGAACAAGCCGTACCCCCTCACACACCTGCCTTCAAAG AGAGCCAGTTCACTGCAGTCACCCCAATTAAACCCACAAACCTGACAAACACAGATGAATTCACAGCAGCTGAGGTTCTTCATGAAAGAAG CAGATGTCACTCGGTGGAATTAGATCTCAACCTAGGTCACGTGGATAGCAgccaaaagaagagaaaagccaaaatatttGGAAGTCTTGAAAGAGGCTTAGATAAAGTGATCACAATGCTTACGCCAAGCAAGAAGAAACGATGCACTAGAAGTTGTCCAAGGAAACGTAAG GCACACTGCAATGTTACCGTCACTCACCTACTGAATCCAGACCAACTGTTGAATGAAATAATCACCGTTCTTTCAAAGAAGCATGTGGAATATGTTCAGAAGGG TTATACCCTGAAATGTCGAACACGGTCAGATTTTGGTAGAGTGACAATGGAGTTTGAGTTAGAAGTGTGTCAACTCGATAAAACTGAAGCAGTGGGTATTTGGCGACAACGGCTTAAAGGTGACGCCTGGGTCTACAAGAGGCTGATGGAAGACATCTTATCTAGCTGCCAAGTGTGA
- the MELK gene encoding maternal embryonic leucine zipper kinase isoform X4 codes for MAGGGFAKVKLAQHRLTGEKVAIKIMDKLALQDDLPRVKLEIDAMKDLSHQHICRLYHVIETPKKIFMVLEYCPGGELFDYIISKDRLSEEEARVFFRQVVSAIAYVHSRGYAHRDLKPENLLIDEEHNLKLIDFGLCAKPKGGLDYHLNTCCGSPAYAAPELIQGKAYIGSEADIWSMGVLLYALLCGFLPFDDDNVVAVYRKILRGKYSIPKWLSPSSTLLLDQMLQVDPKKRITVKHLLSHPWLMQGYSDAVQWQSKYPLGHLDEDCITELSVFHEQSRETIMELITEWKYDQMSATYLLLQSKKARGKRVCLRFPCLTQHARTMPLAGLKSENIVMCEDMPDCSEMPCAFGSMEFSDTASLFKESPLEEFILNTHGTKQHSKPEAQLDDTEFTLSTPVTKKVASKKHKNKENVETESALINEMPFALPAPKTPFAKSQIETQEQAVPPHTPAFKESQFTAVTPIKPTNLTNTDEFTAAEVLHERSRCHSVELDLNLGHVDSSQKKRKAKIFGSLERGLDKVITMLTPSKKKRCTRSCPRKRKAHCNVTVTHLLNPDQLLNEIITVLSKKHVEYVQKGYTLKCRTRSDFGRVTMEFELEVCQLDKTEAVGIWRQRLKGDAWVYKRLMEDILSSCQV; via the exons ATGGCCGGAG GTGGGTTTGCAAAGGTAAAACTTGCGCAGCATCGTCTCACTGGTGAAAAAGTTGCGATAAAAATCATGGACAAACTTGCTCTACAG GATGATTTGCCTCGTGTTAAATTAGAAATTGATGCCATGAAGGACTTGAGTCACCAGCACATTTGCCGGTTGTATCATGTGATTGAAACACCTAAGAAAATATTCATGGTTTTAGAG TACTGTCCTGGAGGAGAGTTGTTTGATTACATAATTTCTAAGGACCGCCTTTCCGAGGAGGAAGCTCGTGTATTTTTTCGGCAGGTCGTTTCAGCAATTGCTTATGTGCACAGTCGAGGATACGCCCACAGGGATCTCAAACCG GAAAATTTGCTGATTGATGAGGAACATAACCTGAAGCTGATAGACTTTGGACTTTGTGCAAAGCCAAAG GGTGGCCTTGATTACCATCTGAACACATGCTGTGGAAGCCCAGCTTATGCAGCACCAGAGCTGATTCAGGGCAAAGCATACATTGGCTCAGAG gcAGATATTTGGAGTATGGGAGTACTGCTGTATGCTCTGCTGTGTGGTTTTCTCCCCTTTGATGATGACAATGTTGTGGCTGTCTACAGGAAGATACTG agaggaaaatacagTATTCCAAAGTGGCTCTCTCCTAGTAGTACACTGCTCCTTGACCAAATGCTGCAG GTTGACCCAAAGAAGAGGATTACAGTCAAACACCTGTTAAGTCACCCTTGGCTTATGCAAGGCTACTCTGATGCTGTTCAGTGGCAAAGTAAATACCCA CTGGGACATCTTGATGAGGACTGCATAACagagctttctgtgtttcatgagcagagcagggagactATAATGGAATTAATAACAGAG TGGAAGTATGACCAGATGTCAGCAACATACCTCTTGCTTCAATCCAAGAAGGCTCGCGGCAAGCGTGTGTGTTTAAGGTTTCCATGTCTAACACAGCATGCCAGAACCATGCCGTTGGCAGGCCTCAAG tctgaaaacatTGTGATGTGTGAAGACATGCCAGACTGCAGTGAAATGCCATGCGCGTTTGGATCTATGGAATTTTCAGATACGGCTTCACTGTTTAAAGAATCTCCCTTAGAAGAATTTATTCTAAATACTCATGGAACAAAACAG CATTCAAAGCCTGAGGCTCAATTGGATGATACGGAATTCACACTGTCAACTCCAGTGACAAAAAAAGTGGCATCAAAGAAGcataaaaacaaagagaatGTAGAGACAGAGTCAGCTTTAATAAATGAAATGCCCTTTGCACTTCCTGCTCCAAAAACTCCTTTTGCGAAGAGTCAGATTGAGACACAGGAACAAGCCGTACCCCCTCACACACCTGCCTTCAAAG AGAGCCAGTTCACTGCAGTCACCCCAATTAAACCCACAAACCTGACAAACACAGATGAATTCACAGCAGCTGAGGTTCTTCATGAAAGAAG CAGATGTCACTCGGTGGAATTAGATCTCAACCTAGGTCACGTGGATAGCAgccaaaagaagagaaaagccaaaatatttGGAAGTCTTGAAAGAGGCTTAGATAAAGTGATCACAATGCTTACGCCAAGCAAGAAGAAACGATGCACTAGAAGTTGTCCAAGGAAACGTAAG GCACACTGCAATGTTACCGTCACTCACCTACTGAATCCAGACCAACTGTTGAATGAAATAATCACCGTTCTTTCAAAGAAGCATGTGGAATATGTTCAGAAGGG TTATACCCTGAAATGTCGAACACGGTCAGATTTTGGTAGAGTGACAATGGAGTTTGAGTTAGAAGTGTGTCAACTCGATAAAACTGAAGCAGTGGGTATTTGGCGACAACGGCTTAAAGGTGACGCCTGGGTCTACAAGAGGCTGATGGAAGACATCTTATCTAGCTGCCAAGTGTGA